A DNA window from Brassica napus cultivar Da-Ae chromosome C1, Da-Ae, whole genome shotgun sequence contains the following coding sequences:
- the LOC111202661 gene encoding histidine-containing phosphotransfer protein 1, with protein MELVQMQKSLQDYTKSLFLDGVLDSQFLQLQQLQDESNPDFVSQVVTLFFQDSDRILNDLSLSLDQQVVDFKKVDPHVHQLKGSSSSIGAQRVKNACVVFRSFCEQQNVEGCHRCLQQVKKEYYLVKNRLETLFKLEQQIVASGGMIPAMELGF; from the exons atGGAGTTGGTTCAGATGCAGAAGAGTTTACAAGATTACACTAAATCACTCTTCTTGGAT GGGGTTTTGGACAGCCAGTTCTTGCAGCTGCAACAAttacaagatgaaagcaatccAGATTTTGTTTCACAAGTTGTCACTCTCTTTTTCCAAGATTCTGACAGGATCCTCAATGATCTCTCACTGTCCCT AGATCAACAAGTTGTAGACTTCAAAAAAGTTGATCCTCATGTTCATCAACTCAAAGGTAGCAGCTCCAG TATAGGAGCACAGAGAGTTAAGAATGCTTGTGTTGTCTTCCGCAGCTTCTGCGAGCAACAAAACGTTGAAGG ATGTCATAGATGTTTGCAACAAGTAAAGAAAGAATACTATCTTGTGAAGAACAGGCTAGAGACTCTGTTCAAG CTCGAGCAACAGATTGTAGCCTCTGGTGGAATGATCCCAGCCATGGAACTCGGATTTTGA